The following nucleotide sequence is from Prosthecobacter sp..
AAGGCGAGGGTGTCGCCGTAGCTCAGGCCGAAATCAGCCAGCAGCATGCCGCTGCCGGCTTTCATCTGCTTCTTGGCGAGCTTGTGCTGTGGATGGCTGGGCAGGAAGGGATACTTCACGCTTTTGACGCCTTTGCGGGTTTCGAGGCGTTTGGCGAGTTCGAGAGCGTTTGAGGAGTGACGCTCCATGCGCACGGCCTCGGTTTTGGCACCCCGTGAGACGAGCCAGGCATCGAACGGACTGGGCTGCAAACCGATCGCCTTCTGCGCGAAGATCATCTTCTCCTGCCACTCGTCGGAGTTCGTGCAAACAGCGCCGCCCAGGCTGTCGCTATGGCCGTTGGTGTATTTCGTCGTGCTGAGGAGTGAGAGATCGGCGCCGAGATCGAGCGGCTGCTGGAGCAGGCTGGAGGCAAAGGTGTTGTCCACGGCAACGATGCTGCCGACGCTGTGCGCGGCGGTGCTGAGGGCCTTGATGTCGAGGATTTTCAGCAGCGGATTGGTGGGTGACTCCAGCCAGACCAGCGCGGGCTTCAGTTGCGCGATGAGATCGTAGTTCTCGGGGTTGGCGAGGTTGGCGTATTTGATCGTGACGCCGAAACGACGCAGCACCTTTTCAAAGATGCGGTAGGTGCAGCCGTAGATCTGCTGCTCGGAGAGGATCACATCCCCCGCTTTGAGAGAAAACAGAATGGCGGAAATGGCGCTGATGCCG
It contains:
- a CDS encoding PLP-dependent aspartate aminotransferase family protein — its product is MKEDPTLPSDARFETRAIHVGQDYRSETGSVIPPIYMTSTFETGNPTGFDYTRSGNPNFRNLQATLASLENAKHCTVFASGISAISAILFSLKAGDVILSEQQIYGCTYRIFEKVLRRFGVTIKYANLANPENYDLIAQLKPALVWLESPTNPLLKILDIKALSTAAHSVGSIVAVDNTFASSLLQQPLDLGADLSLLSTTKYTNGHSDSLGGAVCTNSDEWQEKMIFAQKAIGLQPSPFDAWLVSRGAKTEAVRMERHSSNALELAKRLETRKGVKSVKYPFLPSHPQHKLAKKQMKAGSGMLLADFGLSYGDTLAFIRRLRLFTQAESLGGIESLVAHPASMTHASIPKETREAAGVTDGLVRFSVGIEHVEDLWADIDRALAAK